The Fimbriimonas ginsengisoli Gsoil 348 genome window below encodes:
- a CDS encoding cation diffusion facilitator family transporter translates to MSASATVLDPPSSSLLRRAALLQWLTVAHGLLEGGASLIASRGANSVALLGFGLDSLVEVLSAGIVLWRLASAGGKGRFYLSEAVGLRLVGVCFVALAFGIGSDAVQALMHHEIPRQTLLGIVVAGASVALMPVLGFTKRRIGAEIGSNAMQADAKQTHFCAFLAGITLVGLALNTAFGWWWADPGAALAMTPIILWEGFQALRGRACGCCAC, encoded by the coding sequence ATGTCGGCGTCCGCAACCGTTCTCGATCCTCCCTCATCCAGCCTGCTCCGGCGCGCCGCGCTGCTGCAGTGGCTGACGGTGGCGCATGGACTGCTGGAAGGGGGCGCCTCGCTGATCGCCAGTCGCGGAGCGAACAGCGTCGCCCTTCTCGGCTTCGGTCTAGATAGTCTGGTGGAGGTTCTTTCCGCCGGCATCGTCCTCTGGCGTCTCGCGTCGGCGGGCGGGAAGGGGCGTTTTTACCTTTCCGAAGCGGTCGGCCTGCGCCTCGTGGGAGTTTGCTTCGTAGCGCTCGCTTTCGGAATCGGAAGCGACGCCGTGCAGGCCCTTATGCACCACGAGATTCCTCGTCAGACCCTGCTCGGAATCGTAGTGGCCGGCGCTTCGGTCGCCCTGATGCCGGTACTCGGATTCACCAAACGTCGCATCGGCGCGGAGATCGGCAGCAACGCGATGCAAGCGGATGCCAAGCAAACGCATTTCTGCGCCTTCCTTGCCGGCATCACCCTCGTGGGCCTCGCGTTGAATACCGCCTTCGGCTGGTGGTGGGCCGACCCGGGCGCTGCCCTCGCCATGACGCCGATCATTCTCTGGGAAGGATTCCAAGCGCTCCGCGGCCGCGCTTGCGGCTGCTGCGCATGCTAG
- a CDS encoding MarR family winged helix-turn-helix transcriptional regulator, giving the protein MKDQIDLHENPAYQLWLATNAWQRQVRRALLPLGLTHVQFTILAAVRRLGAAEEVVSQADVCRFGSLDPNMASEVFRYLERKGLVTRLPHPTDGRAHELALTSAGEELLDQAKALVVPVSKAFFAPLGEEQKELARMLRTIARQDIADVCQGD; this is encoded by the coding sequence ATGAAGGACCAGATCGACCTCCACGAAAATCCGGCGTACCAGCTCTGGCTGGCCACGAACGCTTGGCAGCGCCAGGTGCGGCGGGCGCTTCTTCCGCTGGGGCTGACCCACGTTCAGTTCACGATATTGGCCGCGGTGCGACGCCTGGGAGCGGCGGAAGAGGTGGTTTCGCAGGCAGACGTCTGCCGGTTCGGGTCTCTCGACCCGAACATGGCTTCGGAGGTGTTTCGGTACCTCGAACGGAAGGGGTTGGTCACTCGACTTCCCCACCCGACGGACGGACGCGCGCACGAGCTGGCGCTTACGTCGGCCGGCGAAGAGCTGCTCGACCAGGCGAAAGCGCTGGTCGTCCCCGTCAGCAAGGCGTTCTTCGCGCCGTTAGGAGAAGAGCAGAAGGAGCTCGCGCGGATGTTGCGGACGATCGCCAGGCAAGATATCGCCGACGTCTGCCAGGGCGACTAG